In the genome of Aureimonas sp. OT7, one region contains:
- the rlmN gene encoding 23S rRNA (adenine(2503)-C(2))-methyltransferase RlmN gives MSVSIDLAGHNRPAPEKAPERQSLLGLSRESLAERLRGIGVPEKQLRMRAGQLWHWLYVRGVDDFSAMANISKDLRTALADNFEIARPEIVEEQISVDGTRKWLFRFPARGAGRPVEIETVYIPEEGRGTLCVSSQVGCTLTCTFCHTGTQRLVRNLTEGEIVGQILTARERLGDLPEADTPMGAIVPSDGRLVSNIVMMGMGEPLYNFDNVKQALAVASDGDGLALSKRRITLSTSGVVPMIGRTGDEMGVMLAISLHAVRDELRDVLVPINKKYPLDELVAACRSYPGLSNARRITFEYVMLKGVNDSLADARELVRLLRGIPAKINLIPFNPWPGTDYECSDWDQIERFADLVNDAGYASPIRTPRGRDIFAACGQLKSESERMKKADRLALAAAVAG, from the coding sequence ATGAGCGTGAGCATCGACCTGGCCGGGCACAACCGCCCGGCACCGGAAAAAGCGCCCGAGCGCCAGTCCCTTCTGGGCCTGTCGCGCGAGAGCCTGGCCGAGCGCCTGCGCGGCATCGGCGTGCCCGAAAAGCAGCTCCGCATGCGGGCAGGCCAGCTTTGGCACTGGCTCTATGTGCGCGGCGTCGACGATTTTTCCGCCATGGCCAATATCTCCAAGGATCTGCGCACGGCGCTGGCCGACAATTTCGAGATCGCCCGTCCGGAAATCGTGGAAGAGCAGATTTCGGTGGACGGGACCCGCAAGTGGCTGTTCCGCTTTCCGGCGCGCGGCGCCGGACGCCCGGTCGAGATCGAAACCGTCTATATCCCCGAAGAGGGGCGCGGCACGCTCTGCGTATCGTCCCAGGTCGGCTGCACCCTCACCTGCACCTTCTGCCATACGGGCACGCAGCGCCTCGTGCGCAACCTGACCGAAGGCGAGATCGTCGGGCAGATCCTGACCGCGCGGGAGCGATTGGGCGACCTGCCGGAGGCCGACACGCCGATGGGCGCCATCGTGCCGTCCGACGGGCGGCTCGTATCGAACATCGTGATGATGGGCATGGGCGAGCCGCTGTACAATTTCGACAACGTCAAGCAGGCGCTGGCCGTGGCGTCCGATGGTGACGGCTTGGCGCTGTCCAAGCGCCGCATCACCCTGTCCACCTCCGGGGTCGTCCCGATGATCGGGCGGACCGGCGACGAGATGGGCGTGATGCTGGCCATCTCGCTTCATGCCGTGCGCGACGAATTGCGCGATGTGCTCGTGCCGATCAACAAGAAGTACCCGCTGGACGAGCTCGTGGCCGCCTGCCGGTCTTATCCTGGCCTGTCCAATGCGCGGCGCATCACCTTCGAGTATGTGATGTTGAAGGGCGTCAACGACAGCCTTGCCGACGCAAGGGAGCTCGTGCGCCTGCTGAGGGGCATTCCGGCCAAGATCAATTTGATACCCTTCAATCCCTGGCCCGGAACGGACTATGAGTGCTCCGACTGGGACCAGATCGAGCGGTTCGCCGACCTCGTCAACGATGCCGGCTACGCCTCTCCCATCCGCACGCCGCGGGGCCGGGATATCTTCGCCGCATGCGGCCAGTTGAAATCGGAATCGGAGCGGATGAAAAAAGCCGACAGGCTCGCGCTGGCTGCGGCGGTGGCCGGCTGA
- a CDS encoding invasion associated locus B family protein, with product MSLKKVLTAASLLVVLSTAAVAQTPTRLQQFNDWGTYSYTAGGNKVCYVLSTPKTKEPASVNHGDIFFLVSQKPGQAAAYEPQVVMGYPMREGSKVTVTVDTRKFTLFTRGESAWVENPSEEPQLVSAMRNGRSMSVDATSARGTNTKYTYSLAGITAAMNSIGNCR from the coding sequence ATGTCCTTGAAGAAAGTCTTGACGGCAGCCAGTCTCCTTGTCGTCCTTTCCACCGCCGCCGTCGCCCAGACTCCGACCCGCCTGCAGCAGTTCAACGACTGGGGCACCTATTCCTACACGGCCGGCGGCAACAAGGTGTGCTACGTCCTGTCGACGCCGAAGACGAAGGAACCGGCCAGCGTCAATCATGGCGACATCTTCTTCCTCGTCTCCCAGAAGCCGGGCCAGGCCGCCGCGTACGAGCCGCAGGTCGTCATGGGTTATCCCATGCGCGAAGGCTCCAAGGTCACCGTGACGGTCGATACGCGCAAGTTCACGCTGTTCACGCGGGGCGAGTCGGCCTGGGTCGAGAATCCGTCGGAGGAGCCGCAGCTCGTCTCGGCGATGCGCAACGGCCGCTCGATGTCGGTGGACGCCACATCGGCTCGCGGAACCAACACCAAATACACCTACTCGCTGGCTGGCATCACCGCTGCGATGAACTCCATCGGCAACTGCCGCTGA
- a CDS encoding YkvA family protein, which translates to MKRPSLPALPLDRQKIAEILRPADAGQQARQKRRVMRSFLSTVRRAASAIPFTRDLAASYYCAIDPETPLASRGILLAALAYFVMPADLVPDLMPLIGFTDDAAVLMAAITAVRANIRPEHYDRARALLDSETDEADTRTP; encoded by the coding sequence ATGAAACGACCGAGCCTTCCCGCCCTGCCGCTCGACCGGCAGAAGATCGCAGAGATCCTGCGCCCGGCCGATGCCGGGCAGCAGGCGCGGCAGAAGCGGCGCGTGATGCGCTCGTTCCTGTCCACCGTGCGTCGCGCCGCAAGCGCGATCCCTTTCACGCGCGATCTCGCCGCCTCCTACTACTGCGCGATCGACCCCGAGACGCCGCTCGCCTCGCGCGGCATCCTTCTGGCGGCGCTAGCCTATTTCGTCATGCCGGCCGATCTCGTCCCGGACCTGATGCCGCTGATCGGCTTTACCGACGACGCCGCGGTGCTGATGGCCGCGATCACGGCCGTGCGGGCCAATATCCGGCCCGAGCATTACGACCGCGCCCGCGCACTCCTGGACAGCGAGACGGACGAGGCGGACACCCGAACACCTTGA
- the thpR gene encoding RNA 2',3'-cyclic phosphodiesterase, which yields MPRLFTAIEIPRDAALCLSFLRGGLPSARWIDTENYHLTLRFIGDVDCRTADEVVAELDRVARPSFELTLRGVGAFGSKKPHSIYAGAVPSPGLDTLQADVDRACRRAGIAPNAQKFVPHVTLARLRHPKGEDVARYLSGRGNFRSPSFQVGRFVLYSSRDSVGGGPYLLEEAFKLGEPVSRRAPEHAAVPA from the coding sequence ATGCCGCGACTGTTCACTGCCATCGAGATCCCGCGGGATGCGGCGCTCTGTCTATCCTTCCTCAGGGGCGGGCTGCCGTCCGCGCGGTGGATCGACACCGAAAACTACCATCTGACCCTGCGCTTCATCGGCGATGTCGATTGCCGCACCGCGGACGAAGTGGTCGCCGAACTCGACCGGGTCGCTCGCCCGAGTTTCGAGTTGACGTTGCGCGGAGTTGGCGCCTTCGGGTCGAAGAAGCCGCATTCCATCTATGCCGGGGCGGTCCCCTCGCCCGGGCTGGACACGCTGCAGGCCGATGTCGACCGGGCATGCCGCAGGGCCGGCATCGCACCCAACGCGCAAAAATTCGTACCGCATGTGACGCTGGCGCGGCTGCGCCACCCAAAGGGCGAGGACGTCGCGCGCTATCTGTCCGGACGGGGCAATTTTCGCTCGCCGTCCTTCCAGGTGGGTCGCTTCGTGCTCTACTCGTCGCGCGATTCCGTTGGTGGCGGCCCCTATCTCCTGGAAGAAGCGTTCAAACTGGGGGAACCGGTATCGCGCCGCGCACCGGAGCATGCGGCCGTTCCGGCATGA
- a CDS encoding arylesterase — protein MRQNHFLVPVLAALLLLSPHFFATARAQEAGPVEIVAFGDSLSAGYGVGPGEAFPDQLEAALRDKGYDVRVVNAGVSGDTTTGGLARLDWSVPDSADIVIVELGANDALRGIQPDITRANLSDIVARLKARADTSVLLTGMLAPPNMGEEFASAFNPIFPDIARQYDVPFYPFFLDGVAGVTRLNQADYMHPTGDGIAEIVRRILPSVEPLIQQHRGISP, from the coding sequence ATGCGGCAAAATCACTTCCTGGTCCCCGTGCTGGCCGCCCTTTTGCTTTTGTCCCCTCACTTTTTTGCGACTGCGAGGGCGCAGGAGGCGGGCCCGGTGGAAATCGTCGCCTTTGGCGACAGCCTTTCGGCGGGCTATGGCGTGGGCCCGGGCGAGGCGTTTCCGGACCAGCTCGAAGCGGCCTTGCGGGATAAGGGATACGATGTGCGGGTCGTCAATGCCGGCGTGTCCGGCGACACGACCACCGGAGGCCTGGCCCGGCTGGATTGGTCGGTGCCGGACAGTGCCGACATCGTCATCGTGGAACTGGGGGCCAACGACGCATTGCGCGGAATCCAGCCCGACATCACCCGAGCGAACCTGTCCGACATCGTCGCGCGCCTGAAGGCACGTGCGGATACCAGCGTGCTCCTGACCGGAATGCTGGCGCCGCCGAACATGGGCGAAGAGTTCGCAAGCGCCTTCAACCCGATCTTTCCGGATATCGCACGGCAATACGATGTGCCCTTCTATCCGTTCTTCCTGGATGGGGTGGCCGGTGTCACGCGCCTGAACCAGGCCGACTACATGCACCCGACCGGCGATGGGATCGCCGAGATCGTGCGGCGGATCCTGCCCAGCGTCGAACCCCTCATTCAGCAGCATCGCGGGATTTCCCCATGA
- a CDS encoding ABC transporter ATP-binding protein produces the protein MAEMAIRLRNVHLTLGAGGSAVHVLKGMELTVGRGESLGVVGPSGSGKSTLLMVLAGLERADSGLVEVAGQSLEGLSEDRLAAFRGRNIGIVFQSFHLIPNMTAIENVAVPLELAGAPDAFARAARELEAVGLGHRLDHYPGALSGGEQQRVALARALAPEPAILIADEPTGNLDAETGRLVADLLFSEVRRRHMTMVLVTHDAALAARCARQVSVRDGRIQGTNAPVQAA, from the coding sequence TTGGCTGAAATGGCGATCCGGTTACGAAATGTTCACCTGACCTTGGGCGCCGGCGGCAGCGCGGTCCATGTACTCAAGGGGATGGAGCTGACGGTCGGGCGGGGCGAATCGCTTGGCGTCGTCGGCCCGTCGGGCTCCGGTAAATCGACTTTGCTGATGGTCCTGGCCGGGCTCGAGCGGGCCGATTCCGGCCTCGTCGAAGTTGCCGGTCAGTCGCTCGAAGGCCTTTCCGAAGACAGGCTGGCGGCCTTTCGCGGGCGCAATATCGGCATCGTCTTCCAGTCGTTCCACCTCATTCCCAACATGACGGCCATCGAAAACGTCGCCGTGCCGCTGGAACTGGCGGGGGCGCCGGATGCTTTCGCCCGGGCCGCCCGGGAACTGGAGGCTGTGGGCCTCGGCCATCGCCTCGATCATTATCCGGGGGCGCTTTCGGGTGGCGAGCAGCAGCGCGTAGCGCTGGCAAGGGCCCTTGCGCCGGAGCCGGCGATCCTGATCGCCGACGAGCCGACGGGCAATCTCGATGCCGAAACCGGCCGCCTCGTGGCGGACCTTCTGTTTTCGGAGGTTCGGCGTCGGCACATGACCATGGTTCTCGTCACGCACGATGCCGCGCTGGCGGCGCGCTGCGCCCGCCAGGTCTCGGTGCGCGACGGGCGCATCCAGGGCACGAACGCTCCGGTGCAGGCCGCATGA
- a CDS encoding ABC transporter permease has product MRGGLSGFIIFLACLTLGVASIAAVNSVSRMMTEAIEREGRIILGGDIRFSLPQRQASEEERAFLEAAGPVGESAQLRSMARLADGRDQTISEVKAVDGAYPLYGAVETDSDASLAELLADRDGVAGAVAAPELFTRLDIAPGARIRVGSQEFELRARLLTEPDRLSDGFVFAPRLMIGLDALQRTGLLQPGSLVEYDYKVRLPDGVTAAQVTEQAEARFPEAGWSIRPYDRAAPALQRNIERFSQFLTLVGLTALIVGGVGIANAVNAYLDSKRTVIATFKSLGGGGNFVVSIYLIQVLALASIGVALGLALGAIAPFVAAGFLEAAIPVETRPEVYPVALLVAAAFGYMTALAFALLPLGRTRDIGAAALFRDTGAGGGLRMHWPFLAGALGLAVLVSAIALFMADDRRIAGIFLASTAVAFVILRVVALAIQWLARAEPRVRSTALRLAIGNIHRPGALTSSVVLSLGLGLTLLVTLATIDNNLRNEISTNLAERAPNFFFFDIQSAEAQGFGEAVLALAPGSELESVPMLRGRIVELNGTNVRDMAIPAEGAWVLRGDRGLTYSTQMPPASTLTEGEWWPADYAGENLVSFAAEEAGQLGLKIGDTVTVNVLGRNVTARIANLRRVEWQSLSINFVMVFSPNTFAGAPHTALATLRMGEDTPEAEQAVLRGLGDDFPAVTAVRVRDALDAVNQIIAQLALAIRAAAAVALVASVFVLAGALAAGNRGRVHDAVVLKTLGATRATLIRAYVTEYLLLGVGTAVFAIGAGALASSFVVSTIMQLPYRFDWGVGLATLLVSLLLTIGLGLAGTWRVLGRKAAPVLRTL; this is encoded by the coding sequence ATGCGCGGCGGCCTGTCGGGCTTCATCATCTTTCTTGCCTGCCTGACGCTGGGCGTCGCCTCCATCGCCGCCGTCAACTCCGTCTCCCGCATGATGACCGAGGCCATCGAGCGCGAGGGCCGCATCATCCTCGGCGGCGATATCCGCTTCAGCCTGCCGCAGCGCCAGGCCAGCGAAGAGGAGCGCGCCTTCCTGGAAGCGGCCGGGCCGGTGGGCGAAAGTGCGCAGCTGCGCTCCATGGCGCGGCTGGCCGATGGCCGCGACCAGACCATCAGCGAGGTCAAGGCAGTCGATGGGGCCTATCCGCTCTACGGTGCTGTCGAGACCGATTCCGACGCTTCCCTTGCCGAGCTTCTGGCCGATCGGGACGGTGTTGCCGGCGCGGTGGCCGCGCCCGAGCTGTTCACGCGGCTGGACATCGCCCCCGGAGCGCGCATACGCGTCGGGTCGCAGGAGTTCGAGCTGCGCGCCCGGCTGCTGACGGAACCGGACCGGCTCTCCGATGGCTTCGTCTTCGCACCGCGCCTGATGATCGGGCTCGATGCCCTGCAGCGCACGGGGCTGTTGCAGCCCGGCAGCCTCGTTGAATACGACTATAAAGTCAGGCTTCCTGACGGTGTCACCGCCGCTCAGGTGACGGAGCAGGCCGAGGCGCGCTTTCCGGAAGCGGGCTGGAGCATACGGCCCTACGACCGTGCCGCGCCCGCCCTGCAGCGCAATATCGAGCGCTTCTCGCAGTTCCTGACGCTCGTCGGACTGACGGCGCTGATCGTGGGCGGCGTCGGCATAGCCAACGCCGTCAACGCCTATCTGGATTCCAAGCGCACCGTCATCGCCACCTTCAAGAGCCTCGGCGGCGGCGGCAATTTCGTCGTGTCCATCTATCTCATCCAGGTCCTGGCGCTGGCCAGCATCGGCGTAGCGCTGGGGCTCGCTCTGGGTGCGATCGCCCCCTTCGTCGCTGCCGGCTTCCTGGAGGCGGCCATCCCGGTGGAAACGCGGCCGGAAGTCTATCCCGTGGCGCTTCTGGTCGCGGCGGCGTTCGGCTACATGACGGCGCTTGCCTTCGCCCTCCTGCCGCTTGGGCGCACCCGCGACATCGGTGCCGCCGCCCTGTTCCGCGATACCGGCGCCGGCGGCGGCCTGCGGATGCACTGGCCGTTCCTGGCCGGGGCGCTCGGCCTTGCGGTGCTGGTTTCGGCCATCGCGCTGTTCATGGCAGACGATCGGCGGATCGCCGGCATCTTCCTGGCATCCACGGCCGTCGCCTTCGTCATCCTGCGCGTGGTGGCGCTGGCCATCCAGTGGCTGGCCCGCGCCGAGCCGCGCGTACGCTCCACCGCACTGCGCCTTGCCATCGGCAACATCCACCGCCCGGGGGCGCTGACCTCCTCGGTGGTGCTGTCCCTGGGGCTGGGGCTGACGCTGCTGGTCACGCTGGCGACCATCGACAATAATTTGCGCAACGAAATCAGCACCAACCTGGCCGAACGGGCCCCCAATTTCTTCTTCTTCGATATCCAGTCGGCCGAGGCGCAGGGCTTCGGCGAGGCGGTGCTGGCATTGGCCCCCGGCAGCGAGCTGGAATCCGTGCCGATGCTGCGCGGGCGCATCGTCGAGCTGAATGGCACCAATGTCCGGGACATGGCCATACCGGCGGAAGGCGCATGGGTGCTGCGCGGCGACAGGGGCCTGACCTATTCCACGCAGATGCCGCCGGCCTCCACCCTGACGGAGGGAGAGTGGTGGCCGGCCGACTACGCCGGCGAAAACCTCGTGTCCTTCGCGGCGGAAGAGGCCGGACAACTGGGGCTGAAGATCGGCGACACGGTCACCGTCAACGTGCTTGGCCGCAATGTTACCGCACGCATCGCCAATCTGCGCCGTGTCGAATGGCAAAGCCTGTCGATCAACTTCGTCATGGTCTTCTCGCCCAATACGTTCGCCGGCGCGCCGCACACCGCGCTGGCGACCCTGCGCATGGGCGAAGATACGCCCGAGGCCGAGCAAGCCGTTCTGCGCGGCCTCGGCGACGATTTCCCCGCCGTGACCGCGGTGCGGGTACGCGACGCGCTGGATGCCGTCAATCAGATCATCGCGCAACTGGCCCTGGCCATCCGGGCGGCCGCGGCGGTGGCGCTGGTGGCTTCCGTCTTCGTGCTGGCCGGGGCTCTGGCGGCCGGCAATCGCGGGCGCGTACACGACGCCGTCGTGCTGAAGACGCTGGGCGCCACACGCGCCACGCTCATCCGCGCCTATGTCACGGAATATCTGCTGCTCGGTGTCGGCACGGCGGTCTTCGCCATCGGCGCAGGCGCGCTCGCCTCGTCCTTCGTGGTCTCCACCATCATGCAGTTGCCTTACCGCTTCGACTGGGGCGTGGGACTTGCGACGCTTCTGGTCTCGCTTCTCCTGACCATCGGCCTTGGCCTTGCGGGCACATGGCGGGTGCTGGGACGCAAGGCCGCGCCGGTGTTGCGGACACTCTAG
- a CDS encoding Bax inhibitor-1/YccA family protein, which translates to MADYRNYGARVPAAGSRADATIDPGLRAYMLKVYNLMAMGLAITGVAAYGLFMMATSGAPVEGGAQVRPDLWLTPLGIALFTSPLRWVLMLAPLALVFFLSFRVHRMSVGAAQATFWAYAALVGLSLSTIFLVFTQESIVQVFFITAAAFGSLSLWGYTTKRDISGWGSFLFMGLIGVVIAMVVNIFLASSALGFAVSVIGVLVFAGLTAYDTQRIKEMYYEGDDVLAGGRKAVMGALSLYLNFINMFMMLLQLFGNRE; encoded by the coding sequence ATGGCTGATTATCGGAATTACGGGGCACGCGTTCCCGCTGCCGGTAGCCGCGCCGACGCCACGATCGACCCGGGCCTGCGCGCCTACATGCTCAAGGTTTACAACCTTATGGCAATGGGTCTGGCGATCACGGGTGTGGCGGCCTACGGCCTGTTCATGATGGCCACCAGCGGCGCTCCCGTCGAAGGCGGCGCTCAGGTGCGCCCGGATCTCTGGCTGACGCCTCTCGGCATCGCCCTCTTCACCTCGCCTCTGCGCTGGGTGCTGATGCTGGCACCGCTGGCGCTGGTCTTCTTCCTGTCGTTCCGTGTCCACCGCATGTCGGTCGGCGCGGCACAGGCGACCTTCTGGGCTTATGCAGCGCTTGTCGGCCTGTCGCTGTCGACGATCTTCCTCGTCTTTACGCAGGAGTCGATCGTCCAGGTGTTCTTCATCACGGCGGCGGCCTTCGGCTCGCTCTCGCTGTGGGGCTACACCACCAAGCGTGACATCTCCGGCTGGGGCTCCTTCCTGTTCATGGGCCTCATCGGCGTGGTCATCGCCATGGTCGTCAACATCTTCCTCGCCTCGTCGGCGCTCGGCTTCGCCGTGTCGGTGATCGGCGTGCTGGTGTTCGCGGGTCTCACGGCCTACGACACGCAGCGCATCAAGGAGATGTATTACGAGGGCGACGACGTCCTGGCCGGTGGCCGCAAGGCCGTCATGGGCGCGCTCAGCCTCTACCTTAACTTCATCAACATGTTCATGATGCTGCTGCAGCTTTTCGGCAACCGCGAATAA